One Citricoccus sp. K5 DNA window includes the following coding sequences:
- a CDS encoding Nif3-like dinuclear metal center hexameric protein, with translation MSAETHATDANTPNTATPTLAQVLECFEELWPASLAEPWDATGLVAGRPERPVERIHFAVDPVQDVVEEAVGAGAQLLVTHHPLLLRGATSVAATGFKGRAVHTLIEGGCALLTAHTNADSAVGGVSDVIADILGLESVVPLAPTPGGLPEEGLGRVGRLPQALTLSEFAARVFGAMPAVAGGVRVAGDRDGIIQTVAVCGGAGDSLFDQVRAAQADVYVTADLRHHPASELREAARLTGGRPYLVEVSHFGSEWLWLPAAAEALDTLLTDRGFDVEIAVSSYNSDPWDFVLTPGP, from the coding sequence CCTTGCCCAGGTGCTGGAGTGCTTCGAGGAGCTGTGGCCGGCCTCCCTGGCCGAGCCCTGGGACGCCACCGGGCTGGTGGCCGGCCGCCCCGAGCGGCCAGTGGAACGGATCCACTTTGCCGTGGACCCCGTCCAGGACGTGGTGGAAGAGGCCGTGGGAGCCGGCGCCCAGTTGCTCGTCACCCACCACCCCCTGCTGTTGCGCGGCGCGACCTCGGTGGCCGCCACCGGCTTCAAGGGACGGGCCGTCCACACCCTGATCGAGGGCGGCTGCGCACTGCTCACGGCCCACACGAATGCGGACTCCGCCGTCGGCGGGGTCTCGGACGTCATCGCGGACATCCTCGGACTGGAATCGGTCGTGCCGCTGGCCCCGACTCCCGGTGGGCTGCCCGAGGAGGGCCTCGGCCGGGTGGGGCGCCTGCCCCAGGCGCTGACGCTCTCCGAGTTCGCGGCCCGCGTCTTCGGGGCCATGCCCGCCGTCGCCGGAGGGGTCCGCGTGGCCGGTGACCGGGACGGCATCATCCAGACCGTCGCCGTCTGCGGTGGGGCCGGGGACAGCCTGTTCGACCAGGTCCGCGCCGCCCAGGCGGACGTCTACGTCACCGCGGACCTCCGCCACCATCCCGCCTCTGAGCTGCGGGAGGCCGCCCGGCTGACCGGTGGCCGCCCCTACCTCGTGGAGGTCTCCCACTTCGGCAGCGAATGGCTGTGGCTGCCCGCGGCCGCCGAGGCACTGGACACCCTGCTCACCGATCGCGGCTTCGACGTGGAGATCGCCGTGAGCTCGTACAACTCCGACCCCTGGGACTTCGTCCTGACGCCCGGGCCGTGA
- a CDS encoding zinc ribbon domain-containing protein, producing MSNAPTVPLADQVRLLELQQLDTALDRARHRMQQLRQDPDYTRLQQELTDHQRAAEQSATALAEAREAVRTAEATVAGVQERRDRNQKRLDAGQGSAKDLENMMHELQTLKALQDEHEGTELEAMEAAEQAAAADAEAQRRLAAAQEAAQERGAALKEEAAGVAAEGNELTGQRKALAATLPTELVARYDKIRERNGGIGAARLVGNRSEASGMPLSPADLAQIEQTPVETLAYCPDSGAILVRAEQA from the coding sequence ATGAGCAACGCCCCCACCGTCCCCCTCGCCGACCAGGTGCGCCTGCTGGAACTCCAGCAGCTGGACACGGCCCTGGACCGGGCCCGGCACCGCATGCAGCAACTGCGCCAGGACCCTGACTACACCCGGCTCCAGCAGGAGCTGACCGACCATCAACGGGCCGCCGAGCAGTCCGCCACCGCCCTGGCCGAGGCCCGGGAGGCGGTCCGGACGGCGGAGGCCACGGTGGCGGGTGTGCAGGAACGCCGGGACCGCAACCAGAAGCGCCTCGATGCCGGGCAGGGGTCCGCCAAGGACCTGGAGAACATGATGCACGAGCTGCAGACACTCAAGGCCCTGCAGGACGAGCACGAGGGCACCGAACTGGAGGCCATGGAGGCCGCCGAGCAGGCCGCGGCGGCCGACGCCGAGGCCCAGCGCCGCCTCGCCGCTGCCCAGGAGGCAGCGCAGGAACGCGGTGCCGCGCTCAAGGAGGAGGCGGCCGGCGTCGCGGCCGAGGGCAACGAGCTCACCGGCCAGCGCAAGGCCCTCGCCGCCACCCTGCCCACCGAGCTGGTGGCCCGCTATGACAAGATCCGGGAACGCAACGGCGGAATCGGCGCGGCCCGGCTCGTCGGCAATCGGTCTGAAGCTTCCGGCATGCCGCTGAGTCCCGCTGACCTGGCCCAGATCGAGCAGACTCCCGTGGAGACGCTGGCCTACTGCCCCGACTCGGGGGCCATCCTGGTCCGCGCCGAACAGGCCTAG
- a CDS encoding reverse transcriptase-like protein, whose amino-acid sequence MPQQSTPSTGRLLYVEADGGSRGNPGVAGYGALVRDPDTGAVLDIDAQPLGRASNNVAEYSGMIAGLRMARQIDPDAAVHVRLDSKLVVEQMSGRWKIKHADMQKLAAEARGILPAGQVTYEWIPRAKNKDADLLSNEAMDAGAAGTEWVKAKSGIKVTGGAPAPAPARSPASTHDVGPLAPGARVPEPAAAAASAGVVPPRRVGRLHHVEIWVEDLEDARSSLGWLFQELGYAVSGEWSEGTSYQGAGEYLVLESGPHVGAGGHDRLRPGLNHVAFHAGSRADVDALTEAARSRGFTLMFADRHPFAGGRNHYAAYLEAPNGFEVELVAEPA is encoded by the coding sequence GTGCCCCAGCAGTCCACCCCCTCCACCGGTCGCCTCCTGTATGTCGAGGCCGACGGCGGCTCCCGCGGCAATCCCGGTGTGGCCGGCTACGGAGCCCTGGTGCGTGATCCGGACACCGGGGCGGTCCTGGACATCGACGCCCAGCCGCTGGGCCGGGCCTCGAACAATGTGGCGGAGTACTCGGGGATGATCGCCGGACTGCGGATGGCCCGGCAGATCGACCCGGACGCCGCCGTGCACGTGCGGCTCGACTCCAAACTGGTGGTGGAGCAGATGAGTGGCCGCTGGAAGATCAAGCATGCGGACATGCAGAAACTGGCTGCCGAGGCCCGCGGCATCCTTCCCGCCGGCCAGGTCACCTATGAGTGGATCCCCCGGGCGAAGAACAAGGACGCCGACCTGCTCTCCAACGAGGCCATGGACGCTGGGGCCGCCGGCACCGAATGGGTCAAGGCGAAGTCGGGCATCAAGGTGACCGGGGGAGCGCCAGCCCCTGCCCCCGCCCGCTCACCTGCTTCCACCCACGACGTCGGCCCGCTCGCCCCTGGTGCGAGGGTTCCGGAACCCGCCGCGGCTGCCGCCTCGGCCGGCGTCGTGCCGCCACGCCGCGTGGGTCGCCTGCACCACGTGGAGATCTGGGTGGAGGATCTCGAGGACGCACGGTCGAGCCTGGGGTGGTTGTTCCAGGAGCTTGGTTACGCCGTGAGCGGCGAATGGTCCGAGGGGACGAGCTACCAGGGAGCGGGGGAGTACCTGGTCCTGGAATCGGGCCCGCATGTCGGTGCCGGGGGCCATGACCGGCTTCGGCCGGGACTGAACCACGTGGCGTTCCACGCCGGCTCACGGGCGGACGTCGATGCCCTGACCGAGGCCGCCCGGAGCCGCGGCTTCACCCTGATGTTCGCGGACCGGCACCCCTTCGCCGGCGGCCGGAACCACTACGCGGCCTACCTGGAGGCGCCGAACGGCTTCGAGGTCGAGCTCGTGGCTGAGCCGGCCTAG
- a CDS encoding S-layer homology domain-containing protein — MLVTHRRRIAGVMAILAITITLTGPVSASTGPAAEAATTKACATPDFTDVPRGATFYEPITWLRCEQISTGYANGSYAPHQQITRGETAQLLYRLSGETHGAGIQIDFTDVPTSRSAFTAVSWMQAKGYTAGYANGTFGVDRPITRGELAAFLYRMSGDEAAAPVTSPFPDMGTRDNFYTPATWFHGTGMVSGYADGTFRPHRAVTRGESAKFLYALETRVNGAPPTYTVPVRQSSGPVNATGGKGGTYRDAQAVTYSNGAVSSQYHLYAGHLNGAGPHGILIHLHGDGGFEYREPQWSTVPAYERLAERHGLMLVVPSTPDQGTNTWWRKDSSGKYAADLLEDLGKKYNLDLNQVYWTGYSGGADTVARHMVNSHSAGWTGGAAVMVAGGGIYGQKAPLRPISSALTKNFEMHWVVGADDTPSRGGASGNFDAVQAARLGSAFYSGQGLETSLTIRPGMDHWEIAPSGPAKLAEVLASR, encoded by the coding sequence ATGCTCGTCACGCACCGCCGCCGGATCGCCGGCGTGATGGCCATACTGGCCATCACCATCACCCTGACAGGCCCCGTCTCCGCCAGCACCGGCCCCGCCGCCGAAGCCGCGACCACCAAGGCCTGCGCCACTCCGGACTTCACCGATGTCCCCCGCGGCGCGACCTTCTACGAACCCATCACCTGGCTGCGCTGTGAACAGATCAGCACCGGCTACGCCAACGGCTCCTACGCCCCGCATCAGCAGATCACCCGCGGGGAGACCGCCCAGCTGCTCTACCGGCTCTCCGGCGAGACCCACGGTGCCGGAATCCAGATCGACTTCACAGACGTTCCCACCTCCCGCTCCGCCTTCACCGCGGTCTCCTGGATGCAGGCCAAGGGGTACACGGCCGGCTACGCCAACGGAACCTTCGGGGTGGACCGGCCCATCACGCGCGGCGAGCTGGCCGCCTTCCTCTACCGTATGTCCGGTGATGAGGCCGCTGCCCCAGTCACGTCGCCTTTTCCGGACATGGGAACTCGGGACAACTTCTACACCCCGGCCACCTGGTTCCACGGCACCGGAATGGTCTCCGGATATGCCGACGGCACCTTCCGTCCCCACCGTGCCGTCACCCGCGGGGAATCCGCCAAGTTCCTCTACGCCCTCGAGACCCGGGTGAACGGCGCCCCGCCCACCTACACCGTGCCGGTTCGCCAGTCCTCCGGACCCGTGAACGCCACCGGCGGCAAGGGCGGCACCTACCGGGACGCCCAAGCTGTCACCTACAGCAACGGCGCGGTCAGCTCTCAGTACCACCTGTACGCCGGGCACCTGAACGGGGCCGGCCCGCACGGCATCTTGATCCACCTGCACGGCGACGGCGGCTTCGAGTACCGCGAACCGCAGTGGTCCACGGTCCCGGCCTACGAGAGGCTTGCCGAGCGGCACGGACTGATGCTCGTCGTCCCCAGCACCCCCGATCAGGGCACCAACACCTGGTGGCGGAAGGACAGCTCCGGGAAGTACGCAGCCGACCTGCTCGAAGACCTGGGCAAGAAGTACAACCTGGACCTGAACCAGGTGTACTGGACCGGCTACTCCGGAGGAGCCGACACCGTCGCCCGGCACATGGTCAACTCCCACTCCGCCGGGTGGACCGGTGGGGCGGCCGTGATGGTGGCCGGTGGCGGGATCTACGGACAGAAGGCACCGCTCCGTCCGATCTCCAGCGCACTGACGAAGAACTTCGAGATGCACTGGGTGGTCGGGGCAGACGACACGCCCTCCCGTGGCGGGGCCTCCGGAAACTTCGACGCCGTTCAGGCCGCCCGCCTCGGTTCTGCCTTCTACTCGGGCCAGGGCCTGGAAACGTCCCTGACCATCAGGCCAGGCATGGATCACTGGGAGATCGCACCCTCAGGGCCGGCCAAGCTCGCCGAGGTGCTTGCCTCCCGCTGA
- a CDS encoding YaaA family protein — protein MLILLPPSEGKTAPRSGAPLDLASLVLPTLAGERTTAMGILAAVSSAPDAAEVLGVGETVRADIDANVVLMESSAAPAHQVFTGVLYDALDYASLPETARRRAREKVLIFSGLFGVLSLGDHIPNHRLSVTSSLPGLGRMSSWWKPRLTPPLDAHAEHTGVIIDGRSGGYAAQWKAPAAITVTVDVFQIRNGERKVVSHFAKHTRGLVARELLLAGPRVVKSPESAAEVIAAAGSAQGTHDWSVDLVPGTGPRPASLQITLPDEHTTVGGS, from the coding sequence GTGCTCATCCTGTTGCCGCCCTCCGAGGGCAAGACCGCTCCCCGTTCCGGTGCACCCCTGGACCTCGCCTCCCTCGTCCTGCCCACGCTGGCCGGTGAGCGGACCACGGCCATGGGCATCCTCGCCGCAGTCTCCTCCGCCCCGGATGCTGCCGAGGTGCTGGGCGTGGGCGAGACCGTGCGGGCGGACATCGACGCCAACGTGGTGCTCATGGAGTCATCTGCTGCCCCGGCCCACCAGGTGTTCACCGGAGTGCTCTACGACGCCCTCGACTATGCCTCCCTCCCGGAGACGGCCCGCCGGCGGGCCCGCGAGAAGGTCCTGATCTTCTCCGGCCTGTTCGGGGTGCTCTCCCTGGGTGACCACATCCCGAACCACCGCCTGTCCGTGACCAGTTCGCTCCCGGGCCTGGGCCGCATGTCCAGCTGGTGGAAGCCGCGCCTCACCCCGCCGCTGGATGCCCATGCCGAGCACACCGGCGTCATCATCGACGGCCGCTCGGGTGGATACGCGGCGCAGTGGAAGGCTCCGGCGGCCATCACCGTCACCGTGGACGTCTTCCAGATCCGGAACGGTGAGCGCAAGGTCGTCTCCCATTTCGCCAAGCACACACGTGGCCTGGTGGCCCGTGAGCTGCTGCTGGCCGGCCCTCGGGTGGTGAAGTCACCCGAGTCCGCTGCCGAGGTGATCGCGGCCGCGGGATCAGCCCAGGGCACCCATGACTGGTCCGTGGACCTCGTGCCGGGAACCGGGCCAAGACCCGCGAGCCTGCAGATCACCCTCCCCGACGAGCACACCACCGTCGGAGGCTCCTGA
- a CDS encoding BCCT family transporter, which translates to MSHETQSTADLVSELRERQRKPRRTARVKGVDYWVFGIAAAVALAMVLWGFIGSDSLGNFSADALDWTITNFGWLFVIAATVFTIFVIVVAFSRFGRINLGRDDEKPEFKTASWISMMFATGMGIGLVFYGVGEPLFFYMAPPPGTVEGQTTEAASVAMGTTLFHWTLYPWAMYAVVGLGIAYGTFRLGRTQLFSSMFTSLFGEKAVNGWGGKVINILAILATLFGSACSLGLGAMQIGGGLQASGIVEQATTGLLVVVIGILTLAFVASAVSGIARGIQWLSNINMVMALLLALLVFVGGPTLFILNVIPDAIGAYIGDLPEMASRTGSGDQSLQDWLGTWTIFYWAWWVSWAPFVGMFIARISRGRTIRQFVVGVLLVPSTVSLVWFAIFGGGAIGIQERAEQAGDTSAQLSQIVDGAPDINFDLILFDMLGALPLPQVLTIVVFAVTVILIAIFFVTGADSASIVMGTLSERGTSDPSKKSVIFWGVAVGAAAAAMLLAGGDEPAEALNGIKNITIVSALPFVIVMLLLCVAIWKDLSRDPLMLQNKIARIVLEDSVTEAVEANHDGGFGLVTKSIALQAASPRDADGDGVPDRQDAARPERPDSPGAPEAPEKGQ; encoded by the coding sequence ATGAGTCATGAGACGCAATCAACAGCTGATCTGGTCAGCGAGCTGAGGGAACGCCAACGAAAGCCCCGTCGGACCGCCCGCGTCAAGGGAGTGGACTACTGGGTCTTCGGCATCGCTGCCGCCGTGGCCCTGGCCATGGTCCTCTGGGGATTCATCGGATCCGATTCGCTCGGCAACTTCTCCGCCGACGCGCTGGACTGGACCATCACGAACTTCGGCTGGCTATTCGTCATCGCCGCCACCGTGTTCACGATCTTCGTGATCGTCGTGGCGTTCAGCCGTTTCGGCCGCATCAACCTGGGCCGGGACGACGAGAAGCCGGAGTTCAAGACGGCCTCCTGGATCTCCATGATGTTCGCCACCGGCATGGGCATCGGCCTCGTCTTCTACGGCGTGGGCGAACCACTGTTCTTCTACATGGCACCCCCGCCGGGCACCGTTGAGGGTCAGACCACGGAGGCCGCGAGCGTGGCCATGGGCACCACCCTGTTCCACTGGACCCTGTACCCGTGGGCCATGTACGCCGTGGTCGGCCTCGGCATCGCCTACGGCACCTTCCGCCTGGGACGCACACAGCTGTTCTCCTCCATGTTCACCTCGCTGTTCGGTGAGAAGGCCGTGAACGGCTGGGGCGGCAAGGTCATCAACATCCTGGCCATCCTCGCCACCCTGTTCGGCTCCGCCTGTTCCCTGGGACTCGGCGCCATGCAGATCGGCGGCGGCCTGCAGGCTTCCGGCATCGTCGAGCAGGCCACCACCGGCCTGCTGGTGGTCGTCATCGGCATCCTGACCCTCGCGTTCGTCGCCTCCGCAGTCTCCGGCATCGCCCGCGGCATCCAGTGGCTGTCCAACATCAACATGGTCATGGCCCTGCTCCTGGCCCTGCTGGTCTTCGTCGGCGGGCCCACGCTGTTCATCCTCAACGTCATCCCCGATGCCATCGGTGCCTACATCGGGGACCTGCCGGAGATGGCGTCCCGCACCGGCAGCGGCGACCAGTCCCTGCAGGACTGGTTGGGCACGTGGACCATCTTCTACTGGGCCTGGTGGGTGTCCTGGGCACCGTTCGTCGGCATGTTCATCGCCCGCATCTCCCGGGGCCGGACCATCCGCCAGTTCGTCGTGGGCGTGCTGCTCGTACCGTCCACCGTCTCCCTGGTCTGGTTCGCCATCTTCGGCGGCGGCGCCATCGGCATCCAGGAGCGAGCCGAGCAGGCCGGCGACACGAGCGCCCAGCTGTCCCAGATCGTGGACGGCGCACCGGACATCAACTTCGATCTGATCCTGTTCGACATGCTCGGCGCCCTGCCGTTGCCGCAGGTGCTCACGATCGTGGTGTTCGCTGTGACCGTCATCCTCATCGCCATCTTCTTCGTGACCGGTGCGGACTCCGCGTCCATCGTGATGGGCACCCTCAGCGAACGCGGCACCTCGGATCCGTCCAAGAAGTCCGTCATCTTCTGGGGTGTCGCCGTGGGTGCCGCCGCAGCGGCCATGCTGCTGGCCGGCGGCGACGAGCCGGCCGAGGCCCTGAACGGCATCAAGAACATCACCATCGTCTCGGCGCTGCCGTTCGTCATCGTGATGCTGCTGCTGTGCGTTGCCATCTGGAAGGACCTCAGCCGGGATCCGCTGATGCTGCAGAACAAGATCGCCCGGATCGTGCTGGAGGACTCCGTCACGGAAGCCGTCGAGGCCAACCATGATGGCGGATTCGGCCTGGTGACCAAGTCGATCGCCCTCCAAGCGGCCTCGCCCCGGGACGCCGATGGTGACGGTGTCCCTGACCGTCAGGATGCGGCACGTCCGGAACGGCCCGACTCCCCGGGCGCCCCGGAGGCTCCTGAGAAGGGGCAGTAG
- a CDS encoding glyceraldehyde-3-phosphate dehydrogenase encodes MAEETNGTAQDQRAAWNNREELAERMVPLIGSLYRENNVITSIYGRQLVHKGVIDIIKAHRYARQIDDVVLPVEDTYPMVEALAEMNLGAASIDLGKLAAKFRTAGGDLQHFLEAELAEVAGQGGEGVKAPKDVVLYGFGRIGRLLARIILSHEGGGSSLRLRAIVVRKNSEDDLVKRASLLRRDSIHGPFEGTITVDEENNTITANGTVIQVIYSNDPATVDYTSYGIHDAIVVDNTGRWRDEDGLGQHLKATGASKVLLTAPGKGDIKNIVFGVNTDDITAEDTILSAASCTTNGITPVLKVLHDEYGIDYGHVETVHAYTNDQNLTDNFHKGSRRGRAAGLNMVITETGAAKAVAKALPALKGKLSGNAIRVPTPDVSMAILNLALQKETTVEELNQRLREESLTGELRNQIDYINSPEIVSSDFVGSNRAGIVDGLATIVNGGKNAVLYVWYDNEFGYSCQVVRVIEEMAGDAVPSFPKA; translated from the coding sequence GTGGCAGAAGAGACCAACGGAACCGCGCAGGACCAGCGCGCCGCCTGGAACAACCGGGAGGAGCTGGCTGAGAGGATGGTTCCGCTGATCGGCTCGTTGTACCGGGAGAACAACGTGATCACGAGCATCTACGGCCGCCAGCTCGTCCACAAGGGCGTCATCGACATCATCAAGGCCCACCGCTACGCCCGTCAGATCGACGACGTCGTGCTGCCGGTGGAGGACACCTACCCCATGGTCGAGGCCCTGGCGGAGATGAACCTCGGCGCCGCGTCCATCGACCTGGGCAAGCTGGCCGCGAAGTTCCGGACCGCCGGCGGCGATCTGCAGCACTTCCTGGAGGCGGAGCTGGCCGAGGTGGCCGGGCAGGGTGGCGAGGGCGTCAAGGCCCCCAAGGACGTGGTGCTCTACGGCTTCGGGCGTATCGGCCGCCTGCTGGCCCGCATCATCCTCTCCCACGAGGGCGGCGGCTCGTCCCTGCGCCTGCGGGCCATCGTGGTCCGCAAGAACTCGGAGGACGACCTCGTCAAGCGCGCCTCGCTGTTGCGCCGCGACTCCATCCACGGTCCCTTCGAGGGCACCATCACCGTGGACGAGGAGAACAACACGATCACCGCCAACGGGACGGTCATCCAGGTCATCTACTCGAACGATCCGGCCACCGTGGACTACACGTCCTACGGCATCCATGACGCGATCGTGGTGGACAACACCGGCCGCTGGCGTGACGAGGACGGGCTCGGCCAGCACCTGAAGGCCACCGGCGCCTCCAAGGTCCTGCTGACCGCCCCGGGCAAGGGAGACATCAAGAACATCGTCTTCGGCGTCAACACCGATGACATCACCGCCGAGGACACCATCCTCTCGGCCGCATCCTGCACCACCAACGGCATCACGCCGGTGCTGAAGGTCCTCCACGACGAGTACGGCATCGACTACGGCCACGTCGAGACCGTGCATGCCTACACCAACGATCAGAACCTCACGGACAACTTCCACAAGGGTTCCCGTCGCGGACGCGCCGCCGGCCTGAACATGGTCATCACCGAGACCGGTGCCGCCAAGGCCGTCGCCAAGGCCCTGCCTGCGCTCAAGGGCAAGCTCTCCGGCAACGCCATCCGCGTCCCCACCCCGGACGTCTCGATGGCCATCCTGAACCTGGCGCTCCAGAAGGAGACCACGGTGGAGGAGCTCAACCAGCGGCTCCGTGAGGAGTCGTTGACCGGCGAGCTGCGCAATCAGATCGACTACATCAACTCCCCGGAGATCGTCTCGTCCGACTTCGTCGGCTCCAACCGCGCCGGCATCGTGGACGGCCTGGCCACCATCGTCAACGGTGGCAAGAACGCGGTGCTCTACGTCTGGTATGACAACGAGTTCGGCTACTCCTGCCAGGTGGTCCGCGTCATCGAGGAGATGGCCGGGGACGCCGTGCCCTCCTTCCCGAAGGCCTGA
- a CDS encoding CPBP family intramembrane glutamic endopeptidase, with product MPPNAVSSVDRTRISPGSLAAAAGVSASAFVLFALLLPGWGHALLVLSVLLAWRTDRELGRDLTLVGAGIAVVSTTSVEADLRWDRFFLLGAVLAAAVAVPLALDRLWLRRRAIVYPWRTGKRWTRVQWSYVVAVPVLGWAILPAYFIHSGTYRNWPAVEGPSELARFLIGVNFVGLWDELFFICTCFALLRRHFGLWTANVLQSVIFVSFLWELGYRSWGPLLTIPFALLQGWIFNRTRNLTYVVVVHLLFDVIVFLAIVHAHHPDVLRIFVY from the coding sequence ATGCCGCCCAATGCCGTCTCGTCCGTCGATCGCACCCGAATCTCCCCAGGGTCACTCGCCGCGGCCGCGGGGGTCTCGGCGTCCGCGTTCGTGCTCTTCGCCCTGCTGCTGCCCGGCTGGGGGCATGCACTACTGGTGCTCAGCGTCCTACTGGCCTGGCGGACGGACAGGGAACTCGGCCGGGACCTGACGCTGGTCGGCGCGGGCATCGCCGTCGTCAGCACCACGTCCGTGGAAGCCGACCTGCGCTGGGACCGGTTCTTCCTCCTGGGCGCGGTGCTCGCCGCCGCCGTGGCCGTCCCGCTGGCGCTGGACCGGCTGTGGCTGAGACGCCGTGCCATCGTCTATCCATGGCGCACCGGCAAGAGGTGGACCCGCGTGCAGTGGTCCTATGTGGTCGCCGTGCCGGTCCTGGGCTGGGCGATCCTGCCCGCCTACTTCATCCACTCCGGCACCTACCGGAACTGGCCGGCCGTGGAGGGCCCCTCCGAACTGGCGCGGTTCCTCATCGGGGTGAACTTCGTGGGTCTGTGGGACGAGCTGTTCTTCATCTGCACGTGCTTCGCCTTGCTGCGCCGCCACTTCGGACTGTGGACGGCCAATGTGCTGCAGTCCGTGATCTTCGTATCCTTCCTCTGGGAGCTCGGCTACCGATCCTGGGGACCACTGCTGACCATCCCCTTCGCACTGCTGCAGGGATGGATCTTCAACCGCACCCGCAACCTGACCTACGTGGTGGTGGTGCACCTGCTGTTCGATGTCATCGTGTTCCTGGCGATCGTGCACGCCCACCACCCGGACGTGTTGCGCATCTTCGTCTACTGA
- the def gene encoding peptide deformylase translates to MTIRPITIHGEPVLHRRAAEVTQLDDEIRALVADMFETQDAAHGVGLAAPQVGVGLRIFTWAFEDSGDAPARGHVINPVLTRIGKTSQEDPDPDEESEGCLSVPGYSFPLKRSDHVRLTGLDVDGNDIDFEGTGWFARVMQHEYDHLDGYLYINRLNGKWTRRWKKSLRREGWTVPGHTWLPGVDPDPFGHDNVPEDDQ, encoded by the coding sequence ATGACCATCCGCCCGATCACCATCCACGGCGAGCCCGTCCTCCACCGCCGGGCAGCCGAGGTGACGCAGCTCGACGACGAGATCCGGGCGCTCGTGGCGGACATGTTCGAGACCCAGGATGCCGCCCACGGCGTCGGGTTGGCGGCACCGCAGGTGGGCGTGGGACTGCGGATCTTCACGTGGGCCTTCGAGGACTCCGGAGACGCCCCGGCACGCGGGCACGTGATCAACCCCGTGCTGACCCGGATCGGCAAGACGTCCCAGGAGGATCCGGACCCGGACGAGGAGTCCGAGGGCTGCCTGTCCGTGCCCGGCTACAGCTTCCCGCTCAAGCGCTCCGACCACGTGCGCCTGACCGGCCTCGACGTGGACGGCAACGACATCGACTTCGAGGGCACCGGCTGGTTCGCCCGCGTCATGCAGCACGAGTACGACCACCTCGACGGATACCTCTACATCAACCGTCTCAATGGCAAGTGGACCCGGCGGTGGAAGAAGTCGCTGCGCCGCGAGGGCTGGACGGTGCCGGGCCACACCTGGCTGCCCGGCGTGGACCCCGACCCGTTCGGGCACGACAACGTCCCGGAGGACGATCAGTAG